GTTGGGTTTGCACAGACCGAGAGCAACAACCCTTGGCGCTTGGCCCAGACCAAGAGCATGCAGGACGAAGCCAAGCGCCTCGGCTACCAATTGGTGTACACCGACGCGGCAGGCTCGGCAGCCAAGCAGGTCAGCGACGTGGACAGCATGATCGCCCAGCGCGTCGACATGATCTTCCTGGCTCCCCGCGAAGAAAAACCGTTGGCTGCCGCTGTGAAAAAAGCCAAAGCCGCAGGCATCCCAGTCATTTTGCTTGACCGGAACGTAGACCAAAAACTGGCCAAAGCGGGCACTGATTACGTGACCTTTATCGGCTCAGACTTTATAGAAGAAGGCCGGCGCGTCGGCGCGTGGTTGGTCAAAGCCACCAAGGGCAAGGCCAAGATCATCCAGTTGGAAGGTACCACCGGGTCTTCTCCGGCCAATGACCGCCGCACAGGGTTCGTCAATGCCATCAAGGGGCAGCCCGGAATGAAGATCGTGGCGTCTCAGACCGGAGACTTTGCCCGCGACAAGGGTCGCCAGGTCATGGAAACCCTGCTGCAAGCCCACCCCGACGTGAACGTGGTGTACGCCCACAACGACGAAATGGCGATTGGCGCGATTGCCGCGCTGGAAGCCGCAGGCAAGAAGCCCGGCAAAGACGTGCTGGTGCTGTCGATTGATGGTGGCCGCGAGATCGTGCAACTCGTCATTAACGGGAAAGTCAACTACGTAGTGGAGTGTAACCCTAAATTCGGCCCCAAAGCCTTTGAAACCATGAAGAACTATGCGGCGGGCAAGAAGATTGCGGCCAAGATCATCAATCCTGACCGCGAATTTACGGCCCAGAATGCCAAAGGGTTGCTGGCAACTGCGTACTAACCTGCCCGTCACAGCCTGAACCCCTGCTGAACCACTGCACGCCCCGCTGACCTGCCGAGACTTCAGACCCCCGGCAGGTCAGCCCTCATTCAGTACCAGCACACCTCCGGAGACCCCGTGACCCAGACTGAACCGCTGCTCCGGTTGGAGGGCATCCACAAAGCGTTTTCAGGCGTGCCTGCCCTGACAGACGCTTCTCTTACGGTCAGCGCTGGAGAAATTCACGCCCTGATCGGCCAGAACGGGGCGGGCAAATCTACCCTGATCAAGGTGTTGACCGGAGCCTACCGCCGCGACAGTGGCGTGATCCGCTTTGGCGGCCAGGAGGTCGATTTCGCCTCGCCGCAAGCCGCACAACTCGGCGGCATTTCCACCATTTATCAGGAAGTGAACCTGATTCCGTACCTGTCGCTCAGCGAAAACATCTTTTTAGGACGCGAGCGGCGGCGCGGCCCGTTTCTGGACTGGGGCCGCATGAACCGCGAGGCCCGCACGCTGCTGGAACGATTCGACGTGCAGGCCGACGTGACCCGCCCGCTGATGGGCTTTAGCGTGGCCGTGCAACAGATGGTGGCGATCGCCCGCGCCGTGTCCATCGACAGCCGCCTCGTGATCATGGACGAACCGACATCCTCGCTGGATGACCGCGAAGTCGAAACCCTGTTTGGCGTGATTCGGCAACTGGGGGCCAGCAGTGTTGCGGTGGTGTTCGTCTCTCACCGACTGGACGAACTGTACGCGGTGTGCAGCGGCGTGACCATCATGCGCGATGGCCGCACCGTGGAGCGGCGCGCCATGACCGACATCAGCAAGCTGGAACTGGTGGCCAGCATGCTGGGCAAGGAACCCGGTGAACTGCGGCGACAGGGCGAAACGGCTTTCGTAAAGAACCACAACCAGAAAGGCGAGGAATTGCTGGAGGTGCGCGGCGCACGCTCTGGCCCGGCGCTGCGGAGTGCCTCGCTGGACGTGAGAAAGGGCGAGATCGTGGGACTTGCGGGGCTGTTGGGGTCAGGCCGCACCGAAACCGCCCGCGTGGTGTTTGGAGCCGACGCGCTGGCAGGCGGAGAAATAAAAATCGCGGGTCAGGCCGCCAATTTGCGCTCGCCCGCCGACGCGATCCGGGCAGGCTTCGGCTTTTGCTCGGAAGACCGCAAGATAGAAGGCATCGTGCCCGACCAATCGGTGCGTGAAAACCTGACGCTGGCGCTGCTGCCCGAACTGTCGCGCCGCGGAATTGTGGATACGGCCAAGCAGAATGAAATCGTGGAGCGCTTTATTCGGCGGCTGGGGATCAAGACCACTGGCCCCGATCAAAAAATCAGGGAACTGTCGGGCGGCAATCAGCAAAAAGTGCTGCTGGCCCGCTGGCTGTGCATGAATCCCAAGCTCCTGATTCTGGACGAACCCACACGTGGAATAGACGTGGGGGCCAAAGGTGAAATTCAGGCCCTGCTGAGTGAACTTGCGGCGGGCGGGCTGGGCGTACTGATGATTTCCAGCGAACTGGAAGAACTGGCCGAGGGCTGTGACCGCGTGGTGGTCATGCGCGACGGCTCCAGCGTGGCCGAACTGACCGGAGAGGGGCTGACCCAAGATCACCTGATGGGCGTGATGGCGCACGGCGCGGCAGATGCGGACGCGGCACCATCCCCTCCACACGGCGGTTCCCATGTCTGACGGAACCACCACACCTCCGCTGCGGCCCCCGGCTCCGGCCCAGAACAGTTCCCGCCGCCCCTCTATTCCGCTGCTCGGCCCCATTCTGGCGTTACTTGCCCTGCTGCTGTTCAATATCTTTTTTACGCCCAATTTCCTCACTGCCCAAACGCTGAACGTGAACCTGACCCAGGTGGCGACGATTGTGATCGTGGGCGTGGGCATGACGCTGGTGATCGCCACAGCGGGCATAGACCTGTCGGTGGGGGCGCTGATGGCGATTGCCGGAGCGCTGGCTCCGATGCTGTTCCTCAATCCACCTCTGGGCAGTCCGGCGCTGGGCGTGGCGCTGGCCTTTGTGCTGCCCGTGCTGGCCGCCGGAGCTTTCGGAACGTTCAACGGTCTGCTGGTCACGCGCTTTATGATTCAGCCGTTTATCGCCACGCTGGTGCTGTTCATCGCGGGGCGCGGCATTGCACAGGTGCTCACTAACGGGCAACTCCAGACCTTTTCCAACAAATCCTTTCAGGTCATTGGGCTGGGGCGGCCTTTCGGAATTCCGGTGCAGGTGATCGTGATGCTGGTGGTGGTCGCCATCTTCGCGTGGGTCATGGCCCGCACGGTATTCGGACGGCAGATTTTGGCGGTGGGCGGCAACGAACGCGCCGCACGGCTGTCGGGCGTGCCCGTGAACCGCATCAAGCTGGCGGTGTACGGCATCAGCGGGCTGCTGTCGGGCATCGCCGGATTGATCGTCATCTCCATCAATTCCTCCTCGGACGCCAATCAGGTGGGCCTGAACATGGAGCTGGACGCGATTGCAGCGGTGGCGGTGGGCGGCACGGCACTGACCGGGGGCCGCGCCACCATCGTGGGCACGTTGCTGGGCGCACTGATTATTCAACTGATCCGCTACACCCTGCTGGCACGCGGCGTACCCGACGCGGCGGCGCTGGTGGTCAAAGCAGGCATCATCTTGCTGGCCGTGTATGTGCAGCGGCAACGGCGATAAGGACAGATCATGAGACTCGCCACGACAGCCCTCACTACCCCGGAAACGGTTCCAGAATCCCCCAAGGAGTCCCCATGTCGCTAGCCCAGTCTCCGCCCACAGGTGCAAGCGTGCGAAATGCCCGCGTGGTCAGCGCCCTGCAACGCTACGGCGTTTTAATCGCGCTGGGCCTGCTGATCCTCTTCGGTGCCCTGCGCTACGAGAATTTCCTCTCGCCCTACAACATCACCACCGTTTTGGCCTACAACTCCATGTTCGGCCTGATTGCGCTGGGCATGGCCTTTGTCATCATCACGGGAGGCATAGACCTGTCGGTGGGCAGCGTGGCGGCGTTTGCCAGCGTGGTCGCGGCGCTGCTCAGTCCGTATGGGCTGTGGGTGGCTCTGTTCGGCGCGGTGGGGGCGGCGGCGCTGCTCGGCCTGATCAACGGGGCCATCATCGCCTACCTCAAGATTCTGCCCTTTATCACCACGCTGGCGATGCTGCTGGCGGCCCGGGGATTGGCGCTGATGCTGTCGGGCAACCAATCGGTGTCGGCGGATTATGACCACGGCTTTACCACG
Above is a genomic segment from Deinococcus sp. QL22 containing:
- a CDS encoding ABC transporter substrate-binding protein, which translates into the protein MKQKRALTIALATAAAGLTVFAVAQGLPKLAQKATYKVGFAQTESNNPWRLAQTKSMQDEAKRLGYQLVYTDAAGSAAKQVSDVDSMIAQRVDMIFLAPREEKPLAAAVKKAKAAGIPVILLDRNVDQKLAKAGTDYVTFIGSDFIEEGRRVGAWLVKATKGKAKIIQLEGTTGSSPANDRRTGFVNAIKGQPGMKIVASQTGDFARDKGRQVMETLLQAHPDVNVVYAHNDEMAIGAIAALEAAGKKPGKDVLVLSIDGGREIVQLVINGKVNYVVECNPKFGPKAFETMKNYAAGKKIAAKIINPDREFTAQNAKGLLATAY
- a CDS encoding sugar ABC transporter ATP-binding protein → MTQTEPLLRLEGIHKAFSGVPALTDASLTVSAGEIHALIGQNGAGKSTLIKVLTGAYRRDSGVIRFGGQEVDFASPQAAQLGGISTIYQEVNLIPYLSLSENIFLGRERRRGPFLDWGRMNREARTLLERFDVQADVTRPLMGFSVAVQQMVAIARAVSIDSRLVIMDEPTSSLDDREVETLFGVIRQLGASSVAVVFVSHRLDELYAVCSGVTIMRDGRTVERRAMTDISKLELVASMLGKEPGELRRQGETAFVKNHNQKGEELLEVRGARSGPALRSASLDVRKGEIVGLAGLLGSGRTETARVVFGADALAGGEIKIAGQAANLRSPADAIRAGFGFCSEDRKIEGIVPDQSVRENLTLALLPELSRRGIVDTAKQNEIVERFIRRLGIKTTGPDQKIRELSGGNQQKVLLARWLCMNPKLLILDEPTRGIDVGAKGEIQALLSELAAGGLGVLMISSELEELAEGCDRVVVMRDGSSVAELTGEGLTQDHLMGVMAHGAADADAAPSPPHGGSHV
- a CDS encoding ABC transporter permease; amino-acid sequence: MSDGTTTPPLRPPAPAQNSSRRPSIPLLGPILALLALLLFNIFFTPNFLTAQTLNVNLTQVATIVIVGVGMTLVIATAGIDLSVGALMAIAGALAPMLFLNPPLGSPALGVALAFVLPVLAAGAFGTFNGLLVTRFMIQPFIATLVLFIAGRGIAQVLTNGQLQTFSNKSFQVIGLGRPFGIPVQVIVMLVVVAIFAWVMARTVFGRQILAVGGNERAARLSGVPVNRIKLAVYGISGLLSGIAGLIVISINSSSDANQVGLNMELDAIAAVAVGGTALTGGRATIVGTLLGALIIQLIRYTLLARGVPDAAALVVKAGIILLAVYVQRQRR